The genomic stretch CTGGCGCCACAGCCAGCCCGGTGAATCTCCATGATTTCGTAGGTGGAGCATACCACGGGGACAGGGACGATGCTGATCTTTATCTGATCAACGTATCTGGTGCCCTGACCAAGTGGTTCCGCTTTGGGCAGTACAACCAGTGGGTGCATGTGGCAGAAGGTGGCCAGCACTGGCTGGATTTCGGTGCCAGGACCCAGCAGATCGGTGGCCGCTTTGGAGCCCAGATGATAGCCGGTGATTACCTGTGGCATGGTCTTTGGATCGCCATAGAGCCCACCATCGGCTCCCTGCCTGTTTATTTCAGAGCCCATGGGAACTACTTCTGGGGCACAACCAGGGAAGGCAACGACGATGTGCCGGGCATTGCTGCGGGCTATGCGCCCGTGCTGGATCCCAGTGGGTGGGCTGTTTTGGCCCATGCAGGTGTGAAGCCAGGCCCCTTTGACATAGGTATTAGGTTTGCATGGTTCAGCGGAGTGGACCTCGAGGACCTGGAAACTGACGGCAAGTGGAAGGGTTGGTCCAGCGTGGATGCATTCCACGGCCAGTTCGAGCTCTTCGAGGGCGGGTACAAGAGCTGGTCCCAGGGCTGGTCCACTTACACCGGAGCTCCCCGCGGACATGCTTATGTTGCCCTGGATGCCACATGGCAGACCACCAAGCAGCTGAGCCTGAACCTGCTGGCTGGGTACATCTGGGCCACAAACAAATGGGACAAGCCCGTTGGCGCCTGGTTTGATCCCGATGGCGGCTCCAACTCCAGCAAGAGCCTGGGCTGGGAAGTGGATCTGACGGCTACCTACAAGATCTACCCCAACCTGACCCTGGATCTGATCGGTGCCTACTTCTTCGCAGGCAAGGGTCTGGATCATGCTATTGTTTATGGTAACGTTCCTTCTATAGGCGGAGCTGACGATGCCTGGGAGCTCTTCTGGAGGCTGAGGTACGTGTTCTAAAAGTCCCCATTGGGGCCAAAGCAAGGGGGGCCTCTGGGCCCCCCTTTTTTTGTGGTATGTATAGGCCCTCCTGGTTGTTTTTGTGTTGCACTCTCTTAGAGGCATGCGATTCCCTCAACAAGGCCCTGAGCGGACTTTTCCCTTTGCATGTTGACTCTAACCTTCCTAGGGCGTACCATCCCAACTTAGAGTTGATCATTGAGCCAGAGCTTAGTTGCCAGCCCGTAAACTTTCCGGGACAGGAGGTGTCAAAATAACAAAAATATTCATTGAAGGGGGCCAGCCCAAGCAGTTGCAGCCCGTCCACTTGGGCTTTTTAGGCCAAGCTTTCCCAGGAGGTCTTCTCCCATGAAGAGAAAACAGCGCAACTTTCTTTTTGCCGGGTTCCTGTTGGCAGCCACGGCCCTTCCCTTTGGGGTTCAGGCAGCCACGGTTCGCGTGGCCATACTGCCTTTCCAGGTTCACAGCGGCGAGGACCTGAGCTATCTCCAGAGGGGCATCCAGGACATGCTCTCCACCAGAGTCTCCCAGCAGGGAGCCGTACAGGTGGTGGATCGAGGCCAGATAGCCTCTCTTGAGAAGGAACTGGCCTCCGCAGTGGATGTCTCCAAGGCCGCTGCCTTGGGCTCCAAGCTGGGGGCTGATTTCGTGGTCTTTGGGAGCATCTCCAAGTTGGGGACCCACGTGAGTCTAGACGGCCAGGTGGTGGACGTGAAGGCACGTGCAACCAAGGCCAGTCTGGCAGCAGAGGCACCCAACCTGGACGGGGTAATACCCCAGGTGAGCCGCCTTGCCCAGGAAATAAGGGCCGCTGCCCTGGGACAGGCCCAGCCTGCTGCCAGGGGCGTACAGCAGAGCCAAGCGGCTCCCACTGCTTCTACCCAGCCAGCTGCGGGGCTTCCCCAGCAGCAGCTCGTTGCCCCTGCTCCTGGAGTCACATATCCGGTTCCTCCCGGTGGTTACCCGGTGCCTCCTGGAGGATTCACAGGGGGGAAGGCCGAAGAACTCTTCAGCCGTTCCGATGAGGAAGGAGGCGTGATAGTGAATCAGGGCCCGAGCATAAATCCGGCCTTCATCATGGCCTACCAGGCTGACAAGATGAGAAGGGGTTATGTGAAGACCCCAGAGCTTAACCTCTCAGATATCCAATCCTTGGATGTGGGTGATTTGGATGGGGATGGAGCCAATGAAGTCGCCATAGCAGACGAAGAGAAGCTCCACATTTACAAGGACATCTTTGGAGATCCCAGCAAGAAGGTGGTTCTGACCCCTGTTCCTAGGCATGCAAAGATCCTCTCCATAGATGTGGCGGATGTGAA from bacterium encodes the following:
- a CDS encoding FG-GAP-like repeat-containing protein; translation: MKRKQRNFLFAGFLLAATALPFGVQAATVRVAILPFQVHSGEDLSYLQRGIQDMLSTRVSQQGAVQVVDRGQIASLEKELASAVDVSKAAALGSKLGADFVVFGSISKLGTHVSLDGQVVDVKARATKASLAAEAPNLDGVIPQVSRLAQEIRAAALGQAQPAARGVQQSQAAPTASTQPAAGLPQQQLVAPAPGVTYPVPPGGYPVPPGGFTGGKAEELFSRSDEEGGVIVNQGPSINPAFIMAYQADKMRRGYVKTPELNLSDIQSLDVGDLDGDGANEVAIADEEKLHIYKDIFGDPSKKVVLTPVPRHAKILSIDVADVNRNGTAEIYVTAIVEKGETIASAIVEYRDGKYQVIAKDVPYFFRVLRSTQEGQILFGQEKRQRFMADRARDSMFNPFLSPVRLRWEGGKLVAGEELTLKDPVCILGLTAVDVDRDGTDEYLGFDQRDYLKLYNAKGGIVWVSSDPYGRTANFFLKDFKQEFPSTVDAPDPRVWLPPRIVTVDLDGDGIEEVVVCHNYEPLKLLANSRFFTKSAVFSLSWDGVDFMENWRTREMKGYVADYQVKDVDGDGKPELLVGLVYKRGTMDYLKTNAALIAFQLNVEKAKTPMERALKMPAAPPPKKEDGSIFPTIKF